Proteins co-encoded in one Ziziphus jujuba cultivar Dongzao chromosome 9, ASM3175591v1 genomic window:
- the LOC107426771 gene encoding pantoate--beta-alanine ligase — protein sequence MSTNPKFLENKHSKSFPSFLMPMANKNPVIIEDKDKMRNWSRAMRSQGKTIGLVPTMGYLHEGHISLIKEAQKHAQIIVVSIYINPGQFSPSEDLSTYPSDFHGDIQKLMSVPGGVDAVFHPYSLYDYGSKTGSGGVDREGAKEKKVGVVSCVEDGGLGHETWVRVERLENGLCGKSRPVFFRGVATIVTKLFNVVEPDIAVFGKKDYQQWRVIQRMVRDLDFSIKIIGSEIMRETDGLAMSSRNVHLSPEAREKALSINSSLSRARLAAEKGQVNCRELRDVVIKAIEEAGGRIDYAEIVDQESLGEVEEIRSPVVFCVAAWFGKVRLIDNMEIKYMRD from the exons ATGTCCACCAACCCCAAATTCTTGGAAAACAAACACAGCAAAAGCTTTCCTAGTTTCTTAATGCCGATGGCGAATAAAAATCCAGTGATAATAGAGGACAAAGACAAGATGAGGAATTGGTCAAGGGCCATGAGATCCCAAGGCAAGACTATTGGCTTGGTACCCACTATGGGATACCTCCATGAAGGTCATATATCACTCATCAAAGAAGCCCAAAAGCACGCCCAGATTATAGTAGTCTCAATCTATATCAATCCAGGTCAGTTCTCTCCCTCTGAGGACCTTTCCACATACCCATCCGACTTTCATGGTGATATCCAAAAGCTCATGTCTGTTCCCGGTGGTGTTGATGCTGTGTTTCATCCCTATAGTCTCTATGATTATGGATCAAAAACTGGTTCTGGTGGAGTGGATAGAGAAGGGGCTAAAGAGAAAAAGGTTGGTGTCGTTTCCTGTGTGGAAGATGGGGGATTGGGTCATGAAACATGGGTTAGAGTTGAGAGGTTGGAAAATGGTTTGTGTGGAAAGAGTAGGCCAGTTTTCTTTAGAGGGGTTGCCACCATTGTCACCAAGTTGTTTAATGTAGTTGAGCCTGATATTGCTGTGTTTGGGAAGAAGGATTATCAGCAATGGCGAGTTATTCAGCGGATG GTTCGGGATCTtgatttttccataaaaataataGGTTCTGAGATAATGCGTGAGACTGATGGTCTTGCAATGAGTTCACGCAATGTGCACCTCTCACCTGAAGCAAGGGAAAAG GCTTTGTCCATAAATAGTTCATTGTCAAGAGCTAGATTGGCTGCAGAAAAGGGTCAAGTTAATTGTAGAGAATTAAGAGACGTGGTCATCAAAGCAATAGAAGAAGCTGGTGGAAGAATTGATTATGCTGAG ATTGTAGACCAAGAAAGTTTGGGGGAAGTGGAAGAGATCAGAAGTCCTGTTGTGTTTTGCGTTGCTGCCTGGTTTGGAAAGGTTAGGCTGATAGACAACATGGAGATAAAATATATGAGAGATTGA
- the LOC107426577 gene encoding uncharacterized protein At4g13200, chloroplastic, whose amino-acid sequence MKSGVSASASSPIFPSLPSKPKTTHVFSASRLAFPRTLFWSDLKVQGVRFSTTKGLVCRSNSRPGDTGSGDSESRSVLDAFFLGKALAEALNERVESAVGELLSTIGRLQSEQQKQVLDFQEEVLERAKRAKEKAAREALEAQGLTTKPVKANTTPRPNGAPLVSVTSSPTSDDFVPVEQSSTQPDTTDQDPVLGVSDED is encoded by the exons ATGAAAAGTGGGGTTTCAGCTTCGGCTTCCTCGCccatttttccttctttgcCTTCGAAACCCAAAACCACCCATGTTTTCTCTGCGTCCAGATTAGCGTTTCCTCGTACCTTATTTTGGTCAGACCTCAAGGTCCAAGGGGTTAGATTTTCTACGACAAAGGGGTTGGTTTGCCGTAGCAACAGCAGGCCTGGTGATACTGGTTCTG GTGATAGTGAAAGCCGGAGTGTTTTGGATGCATTTTTCTTGGGAAAAGCTTTAGCAGAGGCATTGAATGAGCGTGTTGAGTCTGCAGTAGGGGAGCTTTTGAGTACAATTGGTAGGCTACAATCCGAGCAACAAAAGCAAGTATTGGACTTCCAG GAAGAGGTACTGGAAAGAGCCAAAAGAGCGAAAGAGAAAGCAGCACGTGAAGCCTTGGAGGCACAAGGACTCACTACCAAGCCTGTTAAAGCAAACACAACGCCACGTCCTAATGGTGCTCCTTTAGTTTCAGTAACTTCTTCCCCAACTTCCGATGATTTCGTTCCTGTGGAGCAATCCTCAACACAACCAGATACTACTGATCAAGACCCTGTTTTAGGAGTATCAGATGAAGACTGA
- the LOC107426772 gene encoding vesicle-associated membrane protein 722, protein MGQQSLIYSFVARGTVILAEFTEFTGNFTSIASQCLQKLPATNNKFTYNCDGHTFNYLVDNGFTYCVVAVEAAGRQIPIAFLERIKEDFTKRYGGGKAATAVANSLSKEFGPKLKEHMQYCIDHPEEISKLAKVKAQVSEVKGVMMENIEKVLDRGEKIELLVDKTENLHSQAQDFRQQGTKMRRKMWLQNMKIKLIVLGILIALILIIVLSACGGFNC, encoded by the exons ATGGGGCAGCAGTCGTTGATCTATAGCTTCGTGGCGCGTGGGACGGTGATCCTGGCAGAGTTCACGGAATTTACAGGCAACTTCACCAGCATAGCATCACAGTGCCTCCAGAAGCTTCCTGCTACCAATAACAAGTTCACCTACAACTGCGATGGACACACCTTCAACTACCTCGTCGATAACGGCTTCA CCTACTGTGTGGTTGCAGTTGAGGCCGCAGGACGACAGATTCCCATTGCCTTTCTTGAGCGAATCAAGGAGGACTTTACCAAGAGATATGGAGGAGGAAAAGCTGCAACAGCAGTTGCAAATAGCCTGAGCAAGGAGTTTGG GCCCAAATTAAAGGAGCATATGCAGTATTGTATTGATCATCCCGAGGAGATCAGTAAGCTTGCTAAAGTAAAAGCTCAGGTATCAGAAGTTAAAGGAGTTATGATGGAGAACATCGAAAAG GTCCTTGACCGTGGAGAGAAGATTGAACTTCTGGTGGATAAAACAGAAAACCTCCATTCTCAG GCACAAGACTTCAGGCAGCAGGGAACCAAGATGAGGAGGAAGATGTGGTTGCAGAATATGAAGATAAAGCTAATAGTTTTGGGTATCTTAATTGCCTTGATTCTTATCATTGTTCTGTCTGCTTGTGGTGGCTTCAATTGTTGA